In Oxalobacteraceae bacterium OTU3CINTB1, the sequence CAACGAGGAGCGCCAGGCCATCTCGGACCGCGCCACCAAGATCATCCGCCAGATGGCCAATGTCGAAGGTTTCGACATCGTGCTGCAGGACGCGGTATGGGCGAGCCCGCGCATCGACATCACCGACAAGGTGCTGGCGGCGCTCGATAAAGACAAATAAATCACACAAGATTGGATACCCCGATGGGCACTCGACTGGGAGAATTGGTCGAACGCTTCGGCGGGCAGTTGATGGGTGACGCGAACCTGGAAGTGTCCGGGATCGCGCCATTGACCGACGCCGGCGTTTCGCACATCAGCTTTCTGAGCAACAGCAAACTGCGCGCACAGGCGCTGCAGACGGCGGCGGCGGCATTGATCGTCTCGCCCGCCGATGACGAATTCATCGCCGCCGGCTACACCGGCGCGCGCATCGTCACCCCCAACCCGTATGTATATTTCGCCAAGGCGGCGCAGTATTTCCACTCGCTGACGGCCATCGTGCCGCCGGCGGGCATCCACCCGACCGCCTTCATCGGCGAGGGCGCGCAGATCGCCGCCACCGCCCACATCGGACCGAAGGTGGTGGTGGAGCCGGGCGCCGTCATCGGCGAGCACGCCGTCATCGACGCCGGCTGCTACATCGGACGCGAAGCGGTGATCGGCGAGGGCACGCACTTCTTCGCCAACGTCACCTTCCACGCCTACTGCCAGATCGGCGCGCGCGGCATCATCCACTCGGGCGCCGTGATCGGCACCGACGGTTTCGGCTTCGCCAACGAGAAGGGCGTCTACATCAAGATCCCGCAGACCGGCCGCGTGATGATCGGCGACGACGTCGACATCGGCGCCAACACCACGGTCGACCGCGGCGCATTGGCCGACACGGTGATCGAGGACGGCGTCAAGCTCGACAACCTGATCCAGATCGCCCACAACTGCCATATCGGCGCGCACACGGCGATGGCCGGCTGCGTCGGCATGGCCGGCAGCACCACGGTGGGCAAGTACTGCACCTTCGGCGGCGCCGCCATGATCAACGGCCATATCACCATCGCCGACCACGTGAACGTCGGTCCGTCGACGATGATCCCGCGCTCGCTGACGGAACCAGGCACCTACATCGGCTACTACCCGATGTCGCGCCCGGCCGAATGGGAAAAGTCGGCCGTCATCGTGCGTAACCTGTCGGCCATGCGCGACAAGGTGCGGGCGCTGGAAAAAACAATTAAAACACTGACGAATCAAGAAGAGAAATAATTATGACCACCACTCCGGAAACCACCGAATCGTCCTGCACCAAAAAGTGCCTGGATATTCACGCGATCAAACAGTACCTGCCGCACCGTTATCCGATGCTGCTGGTCGACCGCGTGCTGGATTGGGAGGCCAACAAGCGCATCACGGCGATCAAGAACGTCACCGTCAACGAGGAATTCTTCAACGGCCACTTCCCGCACAAGCCGGTCATGCCGGGTGTGCTGATGATCGAGGCGATGGCGCAAACGGCGGCCATCCTGTCGTTCCTGTCGATCGGCGTCAAGCCGGACGAGAACTCGGTGGTCTACTTCGTCGGCATCGACAACGCGCGCTTCAAGCGTCCGGTCGAACCGGGCGACCAGCTGGTGATGAACGTCGAGATCCTGCGCCACGCGCGCGGCATCTGGAAGTACAAGGCCGTGGGCACGGTCGACGGCCAGCTCGCGCTCGAGGCGGAACTGATGTGCACCATCCGCAGCGCCGTCGACGCCAGCCAGCCTATGGGGAAGTAAGCATGTCGAAGATTCACGCCACCGCCATCGTCGATCCCAAAGCGGAACTCGACAGCAGCGTCGAAGTCGGGCCGTACTCGGTCATCGGTCCGAACGTGCGCATCGGTTCGGGCACGGTCGTCGGCCCGCACGTGGTCATCGAAGGCCACACCAGCATCGGCAGCGACAACAAGTTTTTCCAGTTCTCGTCGATCGGCGCCGCGCCGCAGGACAAGAAGTGGTCGGGCGAACCGACCCGCCTGACCATCGGCGACCGCAACACCATCCGCGAATTCTGCACCTTCAACACCGGCACGGTGCAGGACAAGGGCGTCACCTCGCTCGGCAACGACAACTGGATTTCCGCCTACGTGCACCTGGCGCACGACTGCCAGGTCGGCAGCAACACGATCTTCTCGAACAACGCGCAGATCGCCGGCCACGTCGAAATCGGCGACTGGGTGATCATGAGCGGCTTTGCCAACGTCCACCAGTTCTGCAAGATCGGCGCGCACGCCTTCGTCGGCATGAGCACCTCGCTGACCCAGGACGTGCCGCCGTTCGTGCTGTTGAACGGTAACCCGGCGCAGGCGCACGGCGTCAATATCGAGGGTCTGAAGCGGCGCGGTTTCACGCGCGAGCAGATCAACGGCATCCGCACCGCGTACAAGCTGATTTACCGTTCCGGCTTGACCCTGGAAGAAGCCAAGGCGGCGCTGTTGGCGGAGGAAGAGGCGTCGCCGGCGGCGGTGGCCGAGCACATCCGGTCGATGCGCGAATTCCTCGGCGTCGCCAGCCGTGGCATCGTCCGCTGACATGACGCAGCCGGAACGACCGCCACTATCGCTGGCGGTTGTCGCCGGCGAGCCTTCGGGCGACGTGCTGGCCGCGCGCCTGTTATCGGGACTGCGCCCGCATCTGCCGGACGCGCGTTTCCACGGCATCGGCGGCGAGCAGATGATCGCGCAGGGTTTCGAATCGCACTACCCGCTGGACACGCTGACGGTGCGCGGCCTGCTGGCCGTGATCCCGCGCTACCCCGAGATCAAACGCATCCAGAACGAATTGCGCGACCGCCTGCTGGCCGAGCGGCCGGCGGCCTTCATCGGCGCCGACTATCCCGGTTTTAACCTGGGACTGGAGATGCAGCTCAAGGAGGCGGGCATTCCGACCATCCACTACATCGGGCCGCAGATCTGGGCCTGGCGCGGTGGCCGCATCAAGAAAATCATCAAGGCGGTGTCGCACATGCTGGTGGTCTTCCCGTTCGAGGAGGAGATCTACCGCAAGGCGGGAGTGCCGGTCAGCTATGTCGGCCATCCGCTGGCCGAGCTGATACCGATGGCGCCGGACGAAGCGGGCGCGCGCCGCGTTCTGGGCCTGCCGGAAGATGCCAACGTCGTGACCATCATGCCCGGCAGCCGCATGTCGGAATTGAAGTACAACACGGCGGCCTTCATCGGCGCCGCCAAGCTGCTCAAGGAGCGCGACCGCTCGTTGCGCTTCGTCGCGCCGATGGCGGGCGAACGCCAGCGCCGGTACTTCCTCGAACTGGTGGCGCAGGCCGGCCTGCAGGACGTGGAAGTGCAGCTGCTGGACGGCCAGTCGCACACCGCCATCGCCGCGGCCGACGCCGTGCTGGTGGCGTCGGGAACGGCGTCGCTGGAGGTGGCGCTGTTCAAGAAGCCGATGGTCATTGCATACAAGATGATGGCGGCCGAATACCAGATCCTGCGCCACTTCGGCTACCAGCCGTGGATCGGATTGCCGAACATCCTGGCGCGCGAATTCCTGGTGCCGGAAATGGTGCAGCATGAGGCCAGCCCGCAGGGGCTGGCCGACGCCATGTGGAAGCAACTGAGCGACGTGCCGCATCGCCTCAAGCTGGTGCAGCGCTTCAGCGACATGCATCACAGCCTGCTGCGCAACAGCGCGGTGGAGAGCGCGGCGGCCGTGCTCAAGGTCATTTCAAGATAGAGAATCAACGTGAAAAATCAACATCCCGGTCTGTTCGACGATCTGCCCGATTCGGCCGACGAGATCATTTGCGGCGTCGATGAAGCCGGCCGCGGCCCGCTGGCCGGGCCGGTGTTCGCCGCCGCCGTCATCCTCGACGTCTCGCGGCCCATCGTCGGCTTGCGCGACTCGAAAAAGCTGACCGAAGCCAAACGCGATTTGCTCGCGCCGCTGATCAAGGCGCAGGCGCTGGCCTGGGCCATCGCCGAGGCGTCGGAAGAGGAAATCGACAAGCTCAATATCCTGCAGGCGTCGATGCTGGCGATGCGGCGCGCGGTGGAGGCGCTGAAGACCGTGCCGACCTTGGCCCTGATCGACGGTAACCGCTGCCCGGTCATGAAAATCCAGAGCATCGCCGTCATCGGCGGCGACGACAAGGTGGACGCGATTTCGGCGGCGTCGATCCTGGCCAAGACAGCGCGCGACGCCGCGCTGGTTGCGCTGCACGCGCAGTATCCGCATTACTGCTTCGACCAGCACAAGGGCTACGGCACGGCGCTGCACATGGAGCGCCTGCGCGAGCACGGCGCCTCGCCGGTGCACCGCCGCTCGTTCGCGCCGGTGCGCGAGGTGCTGGAGCTGCACGCGATGCGCAATGGCGTCGTCGTCGAGACCGTGAAAGTGACGCAAACGGTGCAAACCGCGTACACCATGGACTTGCTGCCCGCCGGAGGTTTCGCATGAAGACCATCACCTCGCGCGGCAACGCGCAATACAAGGAACTGGTCAAGCTGGCCGGCAGTTCGCAGGCGCGGCGCAAGTCCGGGCGCACCTTGCTGGACGGCGTGCATTTGTGCCAGGCCTATTTGCAGCTGCGCGGCCTGCCGGAGCAGTGTATCGTCAGCGAGACCGCCTTGCAGAACCCCGAAGTGATGGACATCGTCGGCCAGCTCGAGGCGAAGCACGCGCACGTGCTGGCGCTGCCCGATGCGTTGTACAACGCCGTCAGCCAGGTAGAACACGGCGTCGGCGTGATGTTCTCGGTGCAGACGCCGGAGCGCGCCGTCACCGAGCCGCTGGCCGTATCGGCGGTGCTGCTCGATAACGTGCAAGACCCCGGCAACGTCGGCTCCATCCTGCGCAGCGCGGCGGCGGCTGGCATCAAACAAGTCTACTGCAGCGCCGGCACCGCGTTCTGCTGGTCGCCGAAAGTGCTGCGAGCGGCGATGGGGGCGCACTTCGTGCTCGATATATTCGAGAACGTCGACCTGGCCTCGTTGGTGTCCACGTCGAAGGTGACGTCGCTTGCGACCAGCGGCTACGCCACGCAGCGCCTGTACGACGTCGATCTGCGGCAGCCGGTCGCGTGGCTGTTCGGCCATGAGGGGCAGGGCGTGGCGGACGATCTGCTATCGATGGCGACGCACCAGGTGGTGATCCCGCATTTAGGCCAGGTGGAGTCGCTGAACGTCGCCGCATGCGCGGCGGTATGCTTTTTCGAACAAGTCAGGCAGAATCAACTGTAGAACGTTTGATCGGAGCCGTCATGGATATCGCGCAGTTGCACTTTCTTGTAGCGGAAGGGGATCAAGTACAACGACACGCGCTGGCCGATATCCTGGTTCACCTGGGCGTGGGCCGGATCACGCAGGCGCCCGACGGCTACACGGCACTGCGCCATTTCAGCGCCGGCATCACGCCTCCGGTTGATATCGCCATCCTCGACCTGGCGCTGCCGGGCATGGACGCGCTGGAGCTCATACGCCGGCTGGGTGAGGCGAAAAGCACGGCCGGCATCATCATCGTCGGCGCGCAAACCAACGCGGTGCTGTTCTCGGTCGAGACCATGGCCGACGCCTACGGTGTCAATGTTCTCGGCGCGATCGGCAAGCCGGTCATCGGCAGCCGCCTCGAAGCGCTGGTAGCCAACTATTTGCATCGCCCGGAACCCCACGCCGCCACCGCCAAGGTGCATCCGATGTCGTTCGCCGAAGTGGGCGCCGGATTGCAGGCGCGCGAATTCGATCCCCACTTCCAGCCCAAGATAGAACTGGAAACGGGGCAGGTCCAGGGCCTGGAAATGTTCGCGCGCTGGCGCCATCCGCTGCATGGCGTACTGGGGCCGGCATCGTTCATGCCGGCGCTGGAGCAGAACCGGCGCATCGACTTTCTTGACTGGAGCATGATCGAAAAGTCGGTCGGCGCCTGCCGCACCCTGCACGACCAAGGCATCCCGATCTCGTTTTCGATCAACGTCGATCAAAGCACGCTAGCGCACCCTCAATTCATGGAGCAGATCGCGGCGTGCCTTACGCGGCACAGCATCCTGCCCGACTACATCACCTTCGAGATGACCGAATCGTCGGTGCTGACCACCGACCCGCACTTCCTCGAGCGGCTGCTGCGGCTGCGGATGAAAGGCTTCGGCCTTGCCATCGACGATTACGGCACGGGGCGCAGCAATTTGCAGCTGCTGGCGCGCATCCCGTTCTCCGAACTGAAGATCGACCGCAGCTTCGTCGACGGCGCCTCCAAGAAGCAAGCGATAGGAACGGTGCTGCGCTCCTGCCTCGGCCTGGCGCGCAGCCTGGACCGGCGCTCGGTGGCAGTCGGCGTCGAAACCAAGCAGGACTGGGACTTCCTGCAAGGGCTGGGCTGCACCTACGCCCAAGGTTACTACATCGCCAAACCGATGCCGGTCGAAGAATTCCCCGCCTGGCTCGCCGACTGGCAGCACTTCTTCTAGAACGGCTATTTCGCGGCGTTGAGCATGCCGGTGAACGCCGGCTTGGGCTTTTGCTGGCGGTCGAACAGCAGCGGCGAGTCGTGGCGGCCTTCGTACTCGCCGTGATTGAGCCAGGTGTGGCTGTCGGAGATGCCCCACAGCGTCACCGCGCGCAGGTCGGGATGCGCCAGGAAGACCTTCATCAGCGCCGCATAGCGTTCGCCCTGCAATTGCAGCAGTTTTTCCTCGGTGTCCGACAGCGACTTGGCTTGATACCGGTACAAGCTCACATCCAGCTCGGTGACCTGGTTCTCCAGGCCTAACTGAGCGAAGCTGGTCAGCGATTTATCGATCGATTCCCCTGACGGGCTGAATACCGAAACGTGCATCTGATGCCCGACACCGTGCACCGGCACGCCTCGTTCGAGCAATCCCTTGACGATCCGTTCCAGGCACTGGCGCTTGGCCGGTTCCTCGGTCGAATAGTCATTGATATACAGCCGCGCCTTCGGATCGGCCGCATGGGCGTAGCGGAAGGCCTGCTCGATATACGCGTCACCTGTCGCGGCAAACCATTTGTCCTTGCGCAGGCAGTTGGGCTGCTTCTCGTCGATGACTTCATTGACCACATCCCAGGCGTACACCGCGCCTTTGTAGCGGCCGACGACCGTGTCGATATGCGACTTCAAACGCGCCAGCACCAGATCGCGCGACGCCGGTTTGCCTTCCCTGTCGGTCCACATCCATTCTGGCGTGCGCAGATGCCACAGCAGCGTGTGGCCGCGCATCGCCATGCCGCGTCCCTGCGCGTAGGCCACCAGCTTGTCGGCGGGCGCGAAATTGTATGCGCCTTCCTTGGGCTGGATATCGGCCGGCTTCATGACGTTTTCGGCGACGATGCTGTTGAAGTGCGCCGCCAGCAGCGGCGCTTCGGTGGACGTCAATTGCGACGGCTCGATGGCGGCGCCGATCGTCAGCCGGCCCGCGTAGGCTTTCGCCAAAGAGGGCGTCTCCTGCGCGGCCCCGTTTAAAACAACAGTCCCCAACAGCATGGTCAACGCGGCGCGGCCGATCATGTCAGTACTCCCGACGGTTAGGTTTGATCTCTTGCAGGATCGTGGTCGAAATCTCCTCGATCGACTTGGTGGTCGACGACAGCCAGCGGATGCCTTCGCGCTTCATCATCATTTCCGCCTCGTTGACCTCATAGCGGCAGTTCTCGATCGACGCGTACTTGCTGCCGGCGCGGCGTTCGTTGCGGATCTCGGCCAGGCGCTCCGGCGTGATCGTCAGGCCGAAAATCTTCGGCTTGAAGTCGTACAACGACGACGGCAGCTTGCCGCGCTCGAAATCGTCCGGGATCAGCGGATAGTTGGCCGCCTTGATCCCGTACTGCATGGCCAGATACAAACTGGTTGGCGTCTTGCCCGAGCGCGAAACGCCCACCAGGATCACGTCGGCCGAGGCCAGGTTCTTGTGCGATTGGCCGTCGTCGTGCGCCAGCGAGAAGTTGATCGCCTCGATGCGGTTTTTGTATTCTTCGCTGTCGACGATGTTATGCGAACGGCCGATGGTGTGCGTCGATTTGACATTCAATTCTTGTTCCAGCGGGGCAACAAAAGTCTGGAACAAGTCCATATACATGCCTTTGCAGGCGCGGATCACGTCCGACAACTGCGTCTGCACCAGGGTCGAAAAAATGATCGGACGTTGACCGTCGGTTGCAAAAGCCTCGTTGATCTTGCGCGCCGCGTCGTGCGCCTTGTCCAGGGTATCGATGAACGGCAGGCGCACCTGGCGGAAGCGCAGCTCGAACTGGGTCAGGACCGAGTGACCAAAAGTTTCAGCCGTGATGCCGGTGCCGTCCGAGACGAAGAACACGGTGCGGGCGGACGACGGCAGGGGAGGACGTTGTTCTTGTGTCATGTGATGTAAGCCTGTCAGGATTGTGAATCGTCAATTTGGGCCGCAAGCTGTAGAATGGACGCCATAGGTAAGATTGTGCTGCACGACGACCAGAATAACAAGAATGAAACACTGTACCGGGAAGGTACACGTCTGCGCACCGCCGCAAGATTTCTATCATCAAAAGGTGTCAATATGTCTAACGCAGCATTGAAGGAGCAAAATAACGAAGCGGTTTACGTCGCATCGTTCGAAAATTTGCGCATGACGGATGTCGAATCCGTCGGCGGCAAAAACGCCTCGCTGGGCGAAATGATCAGCCAACTGGCGGAAGCCGGTGTGCGTGTTCCGGGCGGCTTCGCCACCACGGCGCAGGCGTTCCGTGACTTCCTGTCGCATAGCGTCGACGGCGGCAAGCCGCTGGCCGAGCGCATCGCCGACCGCCTCGCCGATTTGAACATCGACGACGTGCGCTCGCTGGCGCAAGCGGGCGCCGAGATCCGTCAATGGATCGTCGAAACCCCGTTCCAGCCACGCCTGCAGCAGGAAATCGAGACCTTCTACGACAAACTGGTGGCCGATTCGAGCACCGAAATGTCGTTTGCCGTGCGTTCGTCGGCCACCGCCGAGGATTTGCCGGACGCCTCGTTCGCCGGCCAGCAGGAGACCTTCCTCAACGTCGTCGGCATCGACAATGTGCTCGACGCGATGAAGCACGTCTTCGCTTCGCTGTACAACGACCGCGCGATTTCGTACCGTGTCCACAAAGGCTTCACCCACGCCGAAGTGGCCTTGTCGGCCGGCGTGCAGCGCATGGTCCGTTCCGACCTGGGCGCGGCCGGCGTGATGTTCACCATCGATACCGAATCCGGCTTCAAGGACGTGGTCTTCGTCACCTCCAGCTATGGCCTGGGCGAGACGGTGGTGCAGGGCGCGGTCAATCCGGATGAATTCTACGTCCACAAACCGATGCTGGAAAAAGGCAAATCGCCGGTCATCCGCCGCAACATCGGCTCCAAGCTGCTGAAGATGGAGTTCACCAACGAAGCCAAGGCTGGCCGCTCGGTCAAGACCGTTGACGTTCCTGTCGAAATGCGCAACCGCTACTCGCTGAACGACACCGAAGTGGTGGAACTGGCCAAGTACGCCGTCATCATCGAGAACCACTACGGCCGTCCGATGGACATCGAGTGGGGCAAGGATGGCCGCGACGGCAAACTGTATATCCTGCAGGCGCGTCCTGAAACCGTTAAATCGCAGCAGAAGGCGACCGACGTGCAGCAGCGCTTCAAACTGAAATCGAGCGGCACCGTGCTGACCTCGGGCCGCGCGATCGGCCAGAAGATCGGCGCCGGTCCCGTGCGCGTGATCCACGACCCGGCCGACATGGAACGCGTGCAGCCGGGCGACGTGCTGGTGGCCGACATGACCGATCCTAATTGGGAACCGGTCATGAAGCGCGCCTCGGCGATCGTCACCAATCGCGGCGGCCGTACCTGCCACGCGGCGATCATCGCCCGCGAGCTGGGCGTGCCCGCGGTCGTCGGTTGCGGCGACGCCACCGAGATCCTGAAAGATGGCACCTTCGTCACCGTGTCCTGCGCCGAAGGCGACGAGGGCAAGATCTACGACGGCCTGCTGGAAACGGAAGTTTCCGAAGTGGCGCGCGGCGAACTGCCCAAGCTGTCGACCAAGATCATGCTCAACGTCGGCAATCCGCAGCTGGCGTTCGACTTCCAGTCGGTGCCGAACGCCGGCGTCGGCCTGGCGCGTCTGGAATTCATCATCAACAACAACATCGGCGTTCACCCGAAAGCGATTCTGGAATACCCGAACATCGATGCGGACCTGAAAAAAGCGGTGGAGTCGGTCGCGCGCGGCCACGCCTCGCCGAAGGCCTTCTACGTCGACAAGCTGGCCGAGGGTATCGCCACCATCGCCGCCGCGTTCTGGCCAAAACCGGTGATCGTGCGCCTGTCCGACTTCAAGTCGAACGAGTACAAAAAGCTGATCGGCGGTTCGCGCTACGAGCCGGACGAGGAAAATCCGATGCTGGGCTTCCGCGGCGCGGCGCGTTACCTGGCCGAGGACTTCGCCGGCGCGTTCGAAATGGAATGCCAGGCGATGAAGCGCGTGCGTAACGACATGGGCCTGACCAACGTCGAGATCATGGTGCCGTTCGTGCGTACGCTGGGCCAGGCCGAGAAGGTCGTCAACCTGCTGGCCAAGAACGGTTTGGTTCGCGGCGAAAACGAACTGCGTCTGATCATGATGTGCGAAGTGCCGTCCAACGCGATCCTCGCCGACCAGTTCCTGGAGCACTTCGACGGCTTCTCGATCGGTTCCAACGATCTGACCCAGCTGACCCTGGGCCTGGACCGCGACTCGGGCATGGCGCTGCTGGCGGCGGACTTCGACGAGCGCGATCCGGCCGTCAAAGCGCTGCTGTCGCTGGCGATCAAGGCGTGCCGCGCGCAGGGCAAATACATCGGCATTTGCGGCCAGGGTCCTTCCGACCATCCGGACTTCGCGGTCTGGCTGATGGAGCAGGGCATCGAGTCGATGTCGTTGAATCCGGACTCGGTGATCGACACGTGGCAGAAGCTGGCCGCGCTGCAGAAATAAGAATAAAGTTTGACGCAGGCTGAAAATGGTATAGACTGGAGTTGTCGAATTTAGTTGCAAAATACTCTATCAATACATTCTGTCCTGCTGCAAAAACCCTCGTGTCCCACTCCGGGAAGCGGGGGTTTTTGCATTTTTCAACCGTCTTTGATGTACGCACAGAAGGAGATCATCATGGCTGAGTGGAGTTACTGGCTCGTCGCCGCCGGCGCGGCCGTCATCGTGGAACTGTTCATCGGCACGTTCTATCTGCTGATGATCGCGATCGGCCTTGCCGCCGGCGCGCTGGTGGCGCTGTTGGGCCTTGGCGTGGCCGCGCAGACGCTGGTGGCAGCGCTGGTGGGCGTGGGCGCCACCGTCGCCCTGCGCCGCAGCCGTTTCGGCCGAACCGGCGGCCAGGTGCGCGCCGAGCGCGATCCCAACGTCAATATGGATATCGGCCAGACGGTCAATGTGCCGGCATGGCAGGATGGTTCGGCGCGCGTGATGTATCGCGGCGCCTTGTGGGACGTGGAGCTCGATCGCAGCGCGTCGGGTCCCAACCCCGCGCCGGGCCAATACAAAATATGCGAAGTGCGCGGCAGCCGGCTGATTGTGGCCGGCTAAGATTCATTCACTGGAGAGTTTAGATGGATATCAGTTTTGGTAACGTAAGCCTGGTCCTGTTTGTCCTGGCGTTGGTGTTCGTATTCAAGACCATCAATGTGGTGCCGCAGCAGCACGCGTGGGTGGTCGAGCGGCTTGGCAAATATCACGCGACGCTGGGGCCGGGCCTCAACATCGTGATCCCGTTCGTCGACCGCATCGCCTACAAGCATGTACTCAAGGAGATCCCGCTGGACGTGCCGCCGCAGGTCTGCATCACCAAGGACAACACGCAGTTGCAGGTGGACGGCATCCTGTACTTCCAGATCACCGACGCAATGCGCGCCTCCTACGGTTCGTCGAACTACATCGCCGCCATCACGCAGCTGGCGCAGACGACCTTGCGCTCGGTGATCGGCCGCATGGAGCTGGACAAGACCTTCGAGGAGCGTGACCACATCAACACCACGGTGGTCAACGCCATCGATGAATCGGCCGCCAACTGGGGCGTGAAGGTGCTGCGCTACGAGATCAAGGACCTGACGCCGCCGAAGGAGATCCTGCACGCGATGCAGGCGCAGATCACCGCCGAGCGTGAAAAGCGCGCACTGATCGCCGCTTCCGAAGGCCGCAAGCAGGAGCAGATCAACATCGCCAACGGCGAACGCGAAGCGCAGATCGCCCGCTCGGAAGGCGACAAGCAGGCCGCCATCAACCGCGCCGAGGGCCAGGCCGCCGCCATCGTCGCGCTGGC encodes:
- the ppsA gene encoding phosphoenolpyruvate synthase, whose translation is MSNAALKEQNNEAVYVASFENLRMTDVESVGGKNASLGEMISQLAEAGVRVPGGFATTAQAFRDFLSHSVDGGKPLAERIADRLADLNIDDVRSLAQAGAEIRQWIVETPFQPRLQQEIETFYDKLVADSSTEMSFAVRSSATAEDLPDASFAGQQETFLNVVGIDNVLDAMKHVFASLYNDRAISYRVHKGFTHAEVALSAGVQRMVRSDLGAAGVMFTIDTESGFKDVVFVTSSYGLGETVVQGAVNPDEFYVHKPMLEKGKSPVIRRNIGSKLLKMEFTNEAKAGRSVKTVDVPVEMRNRYSLNDTEVVELAKYAVIIENHYGRPMDIEWGKDGRDGKLYILQARPETVKSQQKATDVQQRFKLKSSGTVLTSGRAIGQKIGAGPVRVIHDPADMERVQPGDVLVADMTDPNWEPVMKRASAIVTNRGGRTCHAAIIARELGVPAVVGCGDATEILKDGTFVTVSCAEGDEGKIYDGLLETEVSEVARGELPKLSTKIMLNVGNPQLAFDFQSVPNAGVGLARLEFIINNNIGVHPKAILEYPNIDADLKKAVESVARGHASPKAFYVDKLAEGIATIAAAFWPKPVIVRLSDFKSNEYKKLIGGSRYEPDEENPMLGFRGAARYLAEDFAGAFEMECQAMKRVRNDMGLTNVEIMVPFVRTLGQAEKVVNLLAKNGLVRGENELRLIMMCEVPSNAILADQFLEHFDGFSIGSNDLTQLTLGLDRDSGMALLAADFDERDPAVKALLSLAIKACRAQGKYIGICGQGPSDHPDFAVWLMEQGIESMSLNPDSVIDTWQKLAALQK
- a CDS encoding NfeD family protein, with translation MAEWSYWLVAAGAAVIVELFIGTFYLLMIAIGLAAGALVALLGLGVAAQTLVAALVGVGATVALRRSRFGRTGGQVRAERDPNVNMDIGQTVNVPAWQDGSARVMYRGALWDVELDRSASGPNPAPGQYKICEVRGSRLIVAG
- a CDS encoding paraslipin; its protein translation is MDISFGNVSLVLFVLALVFVFKTINVVPQQHAWVVERLGKYHATLGPGLNIVIPFVDRIAYKHVLKEIPLDVPPQVCITKDNTQLQVDGILYFQITDAMRASYGSSNYIAAITQLAQTTLRSVIGRMELDKTFEERDHINTTVVNAIDESAANWGVKVLRYEIKDLTPPKEILHAMQAQITAEREKRALIAASEGRKQEQINIANGEREAQIARSEGDKQAAINRAEGQAAAIVALAEANASALRQVGAAIREPGGEDAVNLKVAEQYVGAFSQLAKTNNSIIIPANLGEMSGLIATAMQVVKTQKDASLIKPAKA